Proteins encoded together in one Plasmodium cynomolgi strain B DNA, chromosome 9, whole genome shotgun sequence window:
- a CDS encoding coatomer delta subunit (putative), protein MTVLSAAISTKSKILVSRQFQNISKCDLDSLTIPFHNLIERERSDHTYIETDKVRYVYQPLDSIYIFLITNINSNIIEDLEIIKVLSQIIQDLCQGNINESTILKKCFTIIFYIDELIKNGVREIVNSNQIKTYIEMESHEEKLQTIIRENKEKEEKERRKFIASKLEKNRQKQGKAGSNSFLSSDGITNLDYGNNMGYNTSMGYNTSMGFNNNMGFNTNMGYNTNMIDQFLYKTEEPSDVILDESFNAYRGMQISSKKEQVKILNVVDSNKIGNKPNINVNALFDKPINIVISEHIICTLSSEGTLCDLDIQGTFNMQINNQKYSKVIVELDNEYADKAKIHPILDKSRYNSNVLELKDKGKNFRVNTTYPLLKWKINHLNDSYIPLNISCWPCEDNESTLLNLEIENKRKNVGDVIYDLNIMSKDKGIIEHDGILLAWKVDALKSNQSCQIEISIQSKPESVFPFSVEAKSNMLAHKLNVLKVFDEDTNEDIEYEIKKNITYLFTINK, encoded by the exons ATGACTGTGTTAAGCGCGGCCATAAGCACGAAGAGCAAAATCTTGGTTTCGCGGCAGTTCCAGAATATCAGCAAATGTGACTTAGACTCGCTGACTATCCCATTTCACAACCTAATCGAACGGGAGAGAAGCGACCACACGTACATCGAAACGGACAAAGTAAGATATGTGTACCAGCCATTGGATAGTATTTACATCTTCCTAATAACGAACATAAATTCGAACATAATAGAAGACTTGGAAATAATTAAAGTACTTAGTCAGATTATTCAGGATCTATGTCAGGGCAATATCAACGAAAgtaccattttgaagaagtgTTTTACAATAATATTCTACATCGATgagttgataaaaaatggagtacgAGAAATAGTGAACAGTaatcaaataaaaacctACATTGAAATGGAATCACATGAGGAGAAATTACAGACCATAATTAGGGAGAataaggaaaaggaggaaaaagagagAAGGAAATTTATTGCTTccaagttggaaaaaaataggcaaaaaCAGGGGAAAGCTGGTAGTAATAGTTTTCTCTCCAGTGATGGAATCACAAACCTGGATTATGGCAACAACATGGGATATAACACCAGCATGGGTTACAACACCAGCATGGGCTTCAACAACAACATGGGCTTCAACACCAACATGGGATACAACACCAACATGATTGACCAATTTCTGTACAAAACGGAGGAACCCAGTGATGTGATCCTTGATGAGAGCTTCAATGCATATAGAGGAATGCAAATCTCAAGCAAAAAAGAGCAAGTCAAAATTCTAAACGTAGTTGACAGTAACAAAATAGGTAACAAGCCAAACATCAATGTAAATGCCCTCTTTGATAAGCCCATCAATATAGTTATAAGTGagcatattatatgtacCTTAAGCTCGGAAGGAACTCTGTGCGATTTGGACATTCAAGGAACGTTCAAcatgcaaataaataatcaAAAGTATTCAAAAGTGATCGTAGAATTGGATAACGAGTATGCAGATAAGGCCAAGATACACCCCATATTAGACAAAAGTAGGTATAACTCTAATGTGCTTGAATTAAAAGATAAGGGAAAGAATTTCCGAGTTAATACAACCTATCCATTActcaaatggaaaataaatcacCTCAACGATTCGTACATACCGCTTAACATTAGTTGTTGGCCATGTGAAGACAATGAAAGCACTCTCCTAAATTtagaaattgaaaataaaagaaagaacGTTGGTGATGTGATATACGATTTGAAC ATTATGAGCAAAGATAAAGGCATTATCGAACATGATGGCATTCTACTCGCGTGGAAGGTAGATGCTCTGAAGAGCAACCAGAGTTGCCAAATTGAAATTTCCATTCAGTCCAAGCCTGAGAgcgttttccccttctctgTTGAGGCCAAGTCCAATATGCTGGCGCACAAATTGAACGTCTTGAAGGTCTTCGACGAGGATACAAACGAGGACATCGAGTACGAAATTAAGAAGAACATTACTTACCTCTTCACCATCAATAAGTAG
- a CDS encoding DNA-directed RNA polymerase beta subunit (putative) has translation MLQNKQGVSGRLSGATRVDKTNGSVGDNPSGNRPAADAEDLKKINLKITDEEIKLHLKIIEALYPNMKPKVDKLINGTYNIFTKFLIQSHIDDYNSFVNVYIKNMPETIPVMEFSPNFNAYSKQSFNKKSTDTIKFYVSDIRIKNPVLKNDKGETRNDYPYLCKISTRTYEGEITLKINKKTNDEIISTTVSAGHIPVMVLSNLCNLSSLNKKMLPQKGEDESLLGGFFVISGNLKVIRYVIHPKYNTILLNEENKVHMNCLLNDNSVYVNFLTCPKFDFFTYGARYQNSVMSVPLHVILLLLSPIKKKSYLFNKMKMGIKNENAVKYIEQYIQSIFIKNELNEKEVFEKYNLKYLGNSSYFRSGVFRYTLYSDEKKGKKILKYVILPHIQSYSEKFETICMMFRTLIFSKFKLVARINKDSLENHAVTTCSHLLSNLLKDQILTCLSRLVFRYSRSFHKFYEKKYDSFKVIVKQIYLRYKEMVMDELDEKHLNSAPLQGDGSDVAKVADSGNQLAISYKSEAVKKLKSIFIEEKEKLFSSVESYVRELYNDNHLFIEIAKTFATLSMPIIFFFKTGNIASENIGYQQKSGWVIGADEINSLRFVTNFRAIHRGCFFQEIKVLSPRKLLGEAWGFICPVHTPDGSPCGLLNHLSQFSYVHCSASNESHKLNIKLYLKKIGVNVNLDDTSGISTIYEDQTIPIVVDSVPITYISEQDFNRVVFKLKYAKNHNLYNLKAYFEINAYMNEPLLMNSIIINTFPGRLIRPVFNLKMKCIEFISPSYQPYVAIAINYEDIKKNNLARRVLSMKERLVGSKKGTQQKMTIKEQYLLHARRKKMASSTKGSALQNSNPVEGPGASESAISRKVLQLLEDGENDEGDHTDGQEDLTDGQGDRTGGEDDYVSSSNYDSSGDSCGEGSDGRSDGRSDGRSDGRSDGRSDGRSDKREGKRRHRVPPTSYTDSDENANLDIYEQMPQKFEYMELKETSFLSFLGSLTPFSDHNQSPRNIYQCQMLKQTMGIQSLNMMYTFSNKVYRMITPQYPLVVTRDYELYGMDNFPSGTNAVVAILAYTGYDMEDALIINKSSAERGIFRTHIYKTEIIDLEKNHGRGEFILGNNVRYTNSNGGTNTNSTNSNTTGKTNIKLQYEHMGKMLNKDGLPRVQQKIVELNPLYAYINKANELTVYEKFKGIGEHYVDCVTNYKSTRNQIAIVRLRTTRPPLVGDKFASRHGQKGVVSRLFPQEDMPFSESGIVPDVIFNPHGIPSRMTIGMLIESICGKAACIYGKRIDATPFRKYTQQRSFNNEWIDNCGVKGFLERDEKQGKNKGEKSGSGTSGSSSSAHAPAQETHNSHKKEKKNDLPKGETPKSAKTNITYDEKIDYFAKLLLNKGYDYYGTELLYSGIYGVPLHAHIFFGVIYYQRLRHMAYDKAQVRRTGPVCNLTHQPLKGKKKHGGIRLGEMERDGLISHGCSFIINERFLMNSDGHECFVCPQCGLILSPIMQFTCSGEMVKGRSIGGKNKIAVCKSCGVSCKIVYVPYVLRYLLNELICLNVTIRLNIKSVESMFDMK, from the exons ATGTTGCAGAACAAGCAGGGAGTGAGCGGCAGGCTCAGTGGAGCCACGCGCGTGGACAAGACTAACGGAAGCGTTGGAGACAACCCAAGTGGCAACCGCCCCGCTGCGGATGCGGAGGatctgaaaaaaataaacctgAAAATCACCGACGAGGAAATCAAGCTGCATCTGAAAATAATCGAGGCACTGTATCCCAACATGAAGCCCAAAGTAGATAAGCTAATCAACGGGACGTACAACATTTTcacgaaatttttaatacagTCTCATATAGACGATTACAACTCCTTCGTCAATGTGTATATCAAGAACATGCCGGAGACCATCCCTGTGATGGAATTTTCTCCCAATTTTAACGCATACTCCAAGCAAAGCTTTAACAAGAAATCAACAGATACGATCAAATTTTACGTAAGTGacataagaataaaaaaccCCGTGTTGAAAAACGACAAGGGGGAAACAAGAAATGACTATCCTTATTTGTGTAAAATATCAACCAGAACATACGAAGGAGAAattactttaaaaattaacaaaaaaacgaatgatGAAATAATCAGTACTACGGTGAGTGCAGGGCACATCCCTGTGATGGTGTTATCAAATCTGTGTAATCTGAGcagtttaaataaaaagatgcTACCCCAGAAGGGAGAGGACGAAAGCCTATTAGGAGGATTTTTTGTCATCTCAGGAAATTTAAAAGTGATTAGATATGTAATTCATCCGAAGTACAACACTATTCTACTtaatgaggaaaataaagtCCACATGAATTGCCTACTAAATGATAACTCAGTTTATGTCAACTTTTTGACATGTCCCAAATTTGATTTCTTTACTTATGGCGCTAGATACCAGAATTCAGTCATGTCAGTTCCTCTGCATGTCATTCTGTTACTTCTAAGTCcgattaagaaaaaaagctacttattcaataaaatgaaaatggggatcaaaaacgaaaatgcagTCAAGTACATAGAGCAATACATCCAAtctatatttataaaaaatgaactaaacgaaaaggaagtcttcgaaaaatataatttgaaGTATCTAGGGAACTCCTCCTATTTCAGGAGTGGCGTATTTCGTTATACTCTCTATtctgatgaaaaaaaaggaaagaaaattctCAAGTATGTGATTCTACCACACATCCAGAGCTACtcagaaaaatttgaaaCTATTTGTATGATGTTTAGGACGTTAATTTTTAGCAAGTTTAAGTTAGTCGCTCGAATTAATAAGGACTCGCTCGAAAACCACGCAGTCACGACGTGTAGCCATTTGCTGTCAAACTTGCTGAAGGATCAAATCTTGACTTGTCTCAGCCGATTAGTTTTCAGATATTCCAGGAGTTTTCACAAATTttacgagaaaaaatatgattccTTTAAGGTAATTGTGAAGCAGATTTACCTCCGTTACAAGGAGATGGTCATGGATGAGCTGGACGAGAAGCACCTGAACTCGGCACCACTGCAGGGCGATGGCTCGGATGTTGCCAAGGTGGCTGATTCAG GCAACCAACTCGCCATTAGCTACAAAAGCGAAGCGGTGAAAAAGCTCAAGTCTATCTTCAtcgaagaaaaggagaagcttTTCAGCAGCGTGGAGAGCTACGTTCGGGAGCTTTACAACGACAACCACCTCTTTATAGAAATAGCAAAGACCTTCGCCACGCTCAGCATGcctatcatattttttttcaagacGGGAAATATTGCCTCAGAAAATATAGGGTACCAGCAGAAAAGTGGGTGGGTCATCGGAGCAGACGAAATTAACAGTCTCCGATTTGTTACAAATTTTCGAGCAATCCACAGAGGATGCTTTTTTCAAGAAATTAAAGTTTTAAGTCCAAGAAAATTACTGGGGGAGGCATGGGGATTCATATGTCCCGTCCATACGCCTGACGGTTCGCCTTGCGGTTTGCTAAATCATTTGTCTCAATTTAGTTACGTCCACTGTTCGGCTAGCAACGAATCACACAAGCTGAACATAAAATTGtacctaaaaaaaattggagttaACGTAAATCTGGATGATACTAGTGGTATCTCTACAATCTACGAGGACCAAACCATACCCATTGTTGTGGACTCAGTCCCcataacatatataagtGAGCAAGACTTCAACAGAGTCGTCTTCAAGTTAAAATATGCCAAGAATCACAACctctataatttaaaagcCTACTTCGAAATTAATGCATACATGAATGAACCCCTCCTGATGAACTCCATAATAATTAACACCTTCCCTGGGAGATTAATCAGGCCcgtatttaatttaaaaatgaaatgcatAGAGTTTATCTCCCCGTCTTATCAACCTTACGTAGCTattgccataaattatgaAGATATCAAGAAGAACAACTTAGCTAGAAGGGTGTTAAGTATGAAGGAGCGTTTAGTTGgttccaaaaaagggacgcagcaaaaaatgaccatAAAGGAGCAGTATTTGCTTCATGccaggaggaagaaaatggcGTCCTCCACAAAGGGGAGTGCTCTGCAAAATAGCAATCCTGTGGAGGGACCCGGGGCTTCCGAATCGGCGATTAGCAGGAAGGTGCTGCAACTTTTGGAAGACGGTGAGAACGACGAGGGGGACCATACGGATGGCCAGGAGGACCTCACGGATGGCCAGGGAGACCGCACGGGTGGCGAGGACGACTACGTAAGCAGCTCGAACTATGACTCGAGCGGGGACTCATGTGGAGAAGGAAGCGATGGCAGAAGCGATGGCAGAAGCGATGGCAGAAGTGACGGAAGAAGTGACGGCAGAAGTGACGGCAGGAGCGACAAACGGGAGGGAAAACGCCGCCACAGAGTACCGCCCACCTCCTACACAGACAGTGACGAAAACGCAAACCTCGACATCTACGAGCAAATGCCGCAAAAGTTCGAATACATGGAACTGAAAGAGACCTCTTTCCTGTCCTTCCTAGGATCGCTGACCCCCTTTTCCGACCACAACCAAAGCCCGCGTAACATTTATCAGTGCCAAATGTTGAAGCAGACGATGGGTATACAAAGCTTAAACATGATGTATACATTTTCGAACAAAGTTTACAGGATGATAACTCCGCAATATCCTTTAGTCGTCACAAGAGATTACGAACTCTATGGAATGGATAATTTTCCTAGTGGAACGAATGCAGTTGTGGCCATTTTAGCGTACACCGGATATGATATGGAGGATGCACTGATTATAAACAAGTCTAGTGCAGAAAGAGGTATTTTCAGGACCCATATTTACAAAACGGAAATTATTGACTTGGAGAAAAATCATGGCCGTGGGGAGTTTATACTCGGAAATAATGTTAGATATACGAACAGCAATGGGGGTACCAATACGAATAGTACAAACAGTAACACCACAGGGAAGACTAACATAAAATTGCAGTACGAACATATGGGTAAGATGTTAAATAAGGATGGGTTGCCTCGCGTGCAACAGAAGATAGTGGAATTGAATCCGCTGTACGCTTATATCAATAAAGCAAACGAACTAACCGTGTACGAGAAATTTAAAGGAATTGGAGAACATTACGTAGACTGTGTAACGAATTATAAAAGTACGAGGAATCAAATTGCAATCGTCCGATTACGTACGACAAGACCACCTCTTGTGGGAGATAAATTTGCATCAAGACATGGACAGAAGGGAGTTGTTTCGAGACTGTTTCCACAGGAAGATATGCCCTTTTCGGAGAGTGGAATTGTCCCGGATGTTATTTTCAACCCCCATGGTATCCCCTCACGTATGACCATTGGTATGCTTATCGAGAGCATTTGTGGAAAGGCTGCTTGCATCTACGGCAAGAGAATTGACGCCACTCCGTTTAGGAAGTACACGCAGCAGAGAAGCTTCAACAACGAGTGGATTGACAATTGTGGCGTTAAGGGCTTTCTCGAGAGGGACGAAAAACaaggcaaaaataaaggtgAAAAGAGTGGTAGTGGTACTAGtggtagtagtagtagtgcCCACGCTCCTGCGCAGGAGACTCATAACAgccataaaaaagaaaaaaaaaatgacctcccaaagggggaaacccCAAAGAGCGCAAAAACGAATATCACGTATGACGAAAAAATTGACTACTTCGCAAAGCTGCTGCTAAACAAGGGCTACGATTATTACGGAACGGAGTTACTCTACAGTGGCATATACGGGGTACCCCTCCACGCACACATCTTCTTTGGCGTCATTTATTACCAAAGGTTACGACATATGGCTTATGACAAGGCGCAAGTTAGGCGAACAGGACCAGTCTGTAACTTAACACATCAGCCCTTGAAGGGTAAGAAAAAACATGGAGGAATCAGATTAGGAGAAATGGAACGAGATGGGTTAATATCTCATGGTTGcagttttataattaatgagAGGTTTCTCATGAACTCAGATGGACATGAGTGCTTTGTTTGTCCACAGTGTGGACTAATCCTTTCCCCAATTATGCAGTTCACCTGTAGTGGGGAAATGGTTAAGGGGAGAAGCATTGgtggaaagaataaaatagcaGTTTGCAAGTCTTGTGGCGTTTCCTGCAAAATTGTTTATGTACCCTATGTTCTGCGCTATTTACTAAATGAGTTAATCTGCCTAAATGTGACCATCCGGCTAAATATCAAGTCGGTGGAAAGCATGTTTGACATGAAGTAG
- a CDS encoding hypothetical protein (putative) yields MFNGFGVYYFYPFLYVGYFINNSMDGYGYMFCVNSVGEEIWEDAKEGAKEGAKGEDNTNGVSNNLFDFLFVGGEKGRITNRSAEKIKGEKDAKAVVQNGESENRGGETIGEETSSAGGLLLRVYEKLEKMMKGGEAGLGEVLQKVEKPPLCDQSGGHLVEKLQRDVFKNFKLQTRRKNKVKKIKKFLHQNEKENFFDIFKLISYENLLYQGYFHKNNFLSTSDEQILHRSLFLQSYVEMVIEKVNSFRGNLAEGVEPQDLCINQDNVLYVLERKKKTAEGERAQGVAFVSGGANVSGGASASASVIANASARTGNDSANNERSDAREEPKESASREDAWNANVCSPDVREGITPGSSNPNATLSNEHYKDIIDLNLLKRMFEATADDNVDYAVEVVTDKKLLKYKNTFEGLKTEKEKNHLDKATLNLNGHYQLVVVNIKCRDDTSFSLNTNQCNIQSIYKIKIFLISSTQSSIIMYNKFFLYYICVYVKNSDKKVKGK; encoded by the coding sequence ATGTTTAATGGGTTTGGCGTGTACTACTTTTATCCGTTTCTGTACGTCGGGTACTTCATAAATAATAGCATGGATGGGTACGGCTACATGTTTTGCGTTAACTCCGTTGGGGAGGAAATTTGGGAGGACGCAAAGGAGGGAGCAAAGGAGGgagcaaagggggaagacaaCACAAACGGTGTTAGTAACAATTTGTTCGACTTCTTATTTGTGGGAGGTGAAAAGGGGAGGATTACGAACAGGTCTGCTGAAAAGataaagggagaaaaggacGCCAAGGCGGttgtgcaaaatggggaaagtgAGAATCGCGGTGGGGAGACAATCGGGGAAGAGACCTCCAGCGCGGGGGGGCTGCTCCTTAGGGTGTATGAAAAGCTGGAGAAAATgatgaaggggggggaagctgGCCTGGGGGAAGTACTTCAGAAGGTAGAGAAACCTCCGCTGTGTGACCAATCGGGGGGCCACCTCGTGGAGAAGCTACAAAGAGACGTCTTTAAAAACTTCAAACTGCAGACgcgcagaaaaaacaaagtgaaaaaaataaaaaaattccttcaccaaaatgagaaggaaaacttttttgatattttcaaACTTATATCATATGAGAATCTACTCTACCAGGGCTACTTCCAtaagaacaattttttgtccACCTCGGATGAGCAGATCCTACACAGGAGTTTGTTCCTCCAGAGTTACGTCGAAATGGTCATCGAAAAGGTGAACTCGTTTCGAGGAAACTTGGCTGAGGGGGTGGAGCCCCAAGATTTGTGCATAAACCAGGACAACGTTTTGTACGTGctggagaggaagaagaaaactgCAGAGGGGGAGAGGGCACAGGGGGTCGCATTTGTCAGCGGGGGTGCTAACGTCAGTGGGGGTGCTAGTGCTAGTGCAAGTGTCATTGCAAATGCCAGCGCGCGCACAGGAAACGACTCCGCAAATAACGAACGCAGCGATGCACGTGAAGAACCTAAGGAGAGTGCCTCGCGCGAAGACGCGTGGAATGCCAATGTGTGCAGTCCCGACGTGCGTGAAGGAATTACCCCGGGAAGTAGCAACCCTAATGCAACTTTATCAAATGAACACTACAAAGACATCATAGACCTGAACCTTCTCAAACGCATGTTCGAAGCCACGGCAGATGACAACGTGGACTACGCAGTAGAGGTAGTCACGGATAAGAAGCttctaaaatataaaaatacatttgaAGGATTAAAAacagagaaggaaaaaaaccatCTAGATAAAGCCACACTAAATTTAAATGGACATTACCAACTGGTCGTCGTCAATATCAAGTGTAGGGATGACACCTCCTTCAGCTTAAATACAAACCAATGCAATATACAAagcatttacaaaataaaaatatttttaatttcttctacCCAATCGTCCATAATTATGTACAAcaagtttttcctttactaCATTTGTGTGTATGTTAAAAATTCTGATAAGAAGGTTAAAGGGAaa
- a CDS encoding PQ loop repeat family protein (partial;~putative), with protein sequence IDHYWNNTSLTAKRDKKKQL encoded by the coding sequence ATAGACCACTACTGGAATAACACAAGCTTAACGGCGAAAAGggacaagaaaaagcaaTTATGA
- a CDS encoding protein phosphatase 2C domain containing protein (putative), with product MKVNTLSNIFNLYEKAAPKKKWPLLLTLITLLAAASGRVNGSAFNFPKESVINEHNSFDPPQDEFIYPENDPYEDSGYGLGGMKLKFELLDEMNNAFFMKNSKKINMIQFPANNPIQDRCFVYEIDMSNDVLEPIGSFQRIKDKEDKHFIKAFEKSAIKYVNDIDFPSGHNYYAHMSNTAIERGKGKSTKKGWVHSEITIHGTTNGSSIGFVNGSSNGFIIGSFNGATNGSFNGTTNGATDGSFNGATIGATIGTTQSFAETKATEKTVDPTTDSMDTDDGESLTEEAVEPMDVDPEVNVPEEELVTMDVDAGENLTEEALEPMDVDAGENLTEETAEKVSDETTPDVTDEATESTFDEVIENVELPAGENAEDAAVESAEDAAMESAGEVAAESAGDVAAESAEEVAAESAEAPVAEDAATEASPSTTEAANTEAQTGEGSNTENAADESGKTTDEEAPMDTEEAIAGPSTMEPSDFLNRQEISNNVFERYSQYYDEMKAFNESFLFAAVIDGHGGEVIADIVKRWLGFYVKKQLMEKLRNNDHQILTPSDIVASLEEAHIQLDNDILKKAKEFFFKGNAKYTRNGSCSISLLMDKNYYYVSNIGDSKGLLIKKDSIVRLNNIQNAGELTERMRLVQEHPNEVDVVMCKRSSKNGSSKPLGIFSLTEQHSQFQMFDVGRCYVKGRLQCTRSFGDFYLKHKIFAFDYRKNKFLVKEPHSFPYISAIPEVLKIRRSQDDEFVLLVSDGISDHLSDKEIYDIVKQYSYSVKKMSRILIQTVLIKAAMHVNVSAKEMLTMVPPDRRRKLFDDMSVVVIKLN from the exons ATGAAAGTTAACACTTTaagtaacatttttaacctGTACGAGAAGGCCGCgccgaagaaaaaatggcccCTTCTGTTGACACTGATCACCCTGCTGGCCGCGGCATCAGGCCGTGTAAATGGATCCGCATTTAATTTCCCAAAAGAGTCAGtaataaatgaacataacAGTTTTGATCCTCCCCAAgatgaatttatttaccCCGAGAATGATCCTTATGAAGACAGTGGCTATGGATTGGGTggaatgaaattaaaatttgaacTTCTCGATGAAATGAACAAcgccttttttatgaagaatagcaaaaaaattaatatgatTCAATTTCCTGCCAATAATCCAATACAGGATAGATGTTTTGTTTACGAAATTGATATGAGTAATGACGTGTTAGAACCTATTGGTAGTTTCCAAAGGATAAAAGACAAAGAGGATAAGCATTTTATTAAAGCCTTTGAAAAGAGTGCAATTAAATATGTGAACGATATTGACTTTCCCTCCGGccataattattatgcacATATGAGCAACACGGCCATAGAAAGaggcaaaggaaaaagcacAAAGAAGGG GTGGGTCCACAGTGAGATCACCATCCATGGGACCACCAATGGGTCGTCCATTGGGTTCGTCAATGGGTCTTCCAATGGGTTCATCATTGGGTCCTTCAATGGGGCCACCAATGGGTCCTTCAATGGGACCACCAATGGGGCAACCGATGGGTCCTTCAATGGGGCAACCATTGGGGCAACCATTGGG ACGACACAATCTTTCGCGGAAACAAAGGCAACCGAAAAAACTGTAGATCCAACAACTGATTCGATGGATACGGATGATGGAGAGAGCTTAACAGAGGAAGCGGTCGAACCGATGGATGTGGATCCTGAAGTAAACGTACCAGAGGAAGAGTTGGTGACGATGGATGTGGATGCTGGAGAGAACTTAACAGAGGAAGCATTGGAGCCGATGGATGTGGATGCTGGAGAGAACTTAACAGAGGAAACAGCAGAAAAGGTGTCAGATGAGACAACCCCCGATGTGACAGACGAGGCAACCGAGAGCACCTTCGACGAAGTGATCGAAAATGTGGAACTTCCAGCAGGGGAAAATGCAGAAGATGCAGCGGTGGAAAGTGCAGAAGATGCAGCGATGGAAAGTGCAGGAGAAGTAGCTGCGGAGAGTGCAGGAGACGTAGCTGCGGAGAGTGCAGAAGAAGTAGCTGCGGAGAGTGCAGAAGCACCAGTCGCAGAAGATGCCGCAACAGAGGCATCCCCGTCGACCACAGAAGCTGCTAACACGGAAGCCCAAACAGGAGAAGGTAGCAACACAGAAAACGCTGCTGATGAAAGCGGAAAAACTACTGATGAGGAGGCCCCAATGGACACTGAAGAAGCCATTGCAGGTCCATCGACAATGGAACCAAGCGATTTCCTAAACAGACAAGAAATATCGAATAACGTATTTGAAAGGTATAGCCAATACTATGACGAAATGAAAGCCTTTAATGAGTCATTCCTATTCGCCGCAGTGATAGATGGTCATGGAGGAGAAGTAATCGCAGACATAGTGAAGAGATGGCTAGGATTCTACGTGAAGAAGCAATTAATGGAAAAGTTAAGAAATAATGATCACCAAATTTTGACCCCAAGTGATATAGTAGCAAGTCTGGAGGAAGCCCATATTCAACTAGACAatgacattttaaaaaaagcaaaagaatttttttttaagggaAATGCCAAGTACACAAGAAATGGTTCCTGCTCAATCAGTCTCCTCatggataaaaattattactatGTTAGCAATATAGGAGATTCCAAAGgattgttaataaaaaaagattccATTGTTAGgttaaataatatacaaaatgcTGGTGAATTAACGGAAAGAATGAGATTAGTTCAGGAACATCCAAACGAAGTAGATGTAGTTATGTGTAAAAGGTcatcaaaaaatggaagttcGAAACCGTTAGGAATCTTTAGCCTAACTGAACAACATTCCCAATTTCAGATGTTTGATGTTGGACGTTGTTATGTGAAAGGACGATTACAATGCACAAGAAGTTTTGgagatttttatttgaagcataaaatttttgcatttgattatagaaaaaataaattcctcGTTAAGGAGCCACACTCCTTTCCCTACATCTCAGCCATTCCTGAAGTACTTAAAATAAGGAGAAGTCAAGATGATGAATTCGTTCTGTTGGTATCCGATGGAATTTCGGATCACTTAAGTGACAAAGAAATATACGACATCGTGAAACAGTACAGCTATTCTGTGAAGAAAATGTCCAGAATTCTCATTCAGACTGTCTTAATAAAGGCCGCCATGCACGTGAATGTCTCCGCCAAGGAGATGTTGACTATGGTGCCCCCCGATAGGAGAAGAAAGCTCTTCGACGACATGTCGGTGGTTGTCATTAAGTTGAACtga